One Hemitrygon akajei chromosome 11, sHemAka1.3, whole genome shotgun sequence DNA segment encodes these proteins:
- the LOC140735898 gene encoding engulfment and cell motility protein 2 isoform X5 yields MQVVREQITRSLGTKPNSLDQFKNKVRCMSYSEILRLRQSERMSQDDFQSPPIIELREKIQPEVMELIKQQRLNRLCEGTSFRKISNRRRQDKFWYCRLSLNHKVLHYGDLDENPQGEVAFESLQEKIPVADIKAVVTGKDCPHMREKSALKQNKEVQELAFSILHDPDEALNFIAPNKYEYCIWTDGLNALLGKEMTSELTKNDLDTLLSMEIKLRLLDLENIQIPEAPPPIPKEPSSYDFVYHYG; encoded by the exons ATGCAGGTGGTACGTGAGCAGATCACGAGGTCCCTGGGCACAAAGCCAAACTCTCTGGAccagtttaagaataaagtcCGTTGCATGAGTTACTCTGAGATCCTGAGGCTACGTCAGTCTGAGAGAATGAGCCAGGATGACTTCCAGTCTCCACCAATCAT tgagctgcgggagaaaaTTCAACCCGAGGTGATGGAGCTTATCAAACAGCAGCGCCTGAACCGACTTTGTGAGGGCACTAGCTTCCGTAAAATTAGCAATCGCAGGCGGCAAG ATAAGTTCTGGTATTGTCGACTGTCTCTCAATCATAAGGTTTTACATTATGGAGATCTGGATGAGAACCCGCAAGGCGAAGTGGCCTTTGAGTCGCTGCAGGAAAAAA TTCCTGTTGCGGATATCAAAGCTGTGGTAACTGGGAAAGACTGTCCCCATATGAGAGAGAAGAGTGCCCTAAAACAAAATAAG GAAGTCCAAGAGTTGGCTTTCTCAATCCTACATGACCCTGACGAGGCCCTAAACTTTATAGCTCCAAACAAGTATGAG TACTGTATCTGGACTGATGGATTAAATGCCCTTCTGGGAAAAGAAATGACCAGTGAACTGACCAAGAATGATCTGGATACTCTGCTGAGTATGGAAATTAAACTTCGGCTGTTGGACCTGGAGAACATACAGATTCCAGAGGCACCTCCTCCCATTCCCAAAGAGCCCAGCAGCTATGACTTTGTGTATCACTATGGCTGA